One Helianthus annuus cultivar XRQ/B chromosome 12, HanXRQr2.0-SUNRISE, whole genome shotgun sequence genomic region harbors:
- the LOC110895686 gene encoding uncharacterized protein LOC110895686, translating to MAASQEDVKHIEDCSVANALGTWVFSVAGALLAIPIGIKRKSLAPLVFFGTTGTMVDIILGISACEREHAERQLKILEQQQTSSDDAF from the exons ATGGCGGCAAGTCAAGAGGATGTGAAGCATATCGAGGACTGCTCTGTTGCCAA TGCGTTGGGCACATGGGTTTTCTCCGTAGCTGGTGCTTTGCTTGCTATACCAATAGGAATAAAGAGGAAATCACTTGCACCCCTCGTGTTTTTTGGGACTACAGGGACAATGGTCGATATAATTTTGGGAATTAGTGCCTGCGAGAGAGAACATGCTGAACGCCAATTGAAGATTCTTGAACAACAACAAACTTCTTCCGATGATGCATTTTGA
- the LOC110893350 gene encoding putative clathrin assembly protein At1g25240: MKLWKRASGALKDRTSLLRANLTSRSMLRNPSIETAVIKATSHDESIVNYRATQHVFTWVRISDECLYRVLWVLFRRMKRTHNWAVVLKGLMLLHGVFSCKVPGIQHIGQLPSDLLNLKEKRGNVNVFIHAYYAFLDQKSTFISLHSQEQMKRSVAFSGDETNEEQKRMLMIQDLIWLQKLQGLLDSLLRIQPKSSQTVNVLVLEAMDCLMIEIYDIYSRISIGIGTLLMKIYPVGKNEAVIALPILQKAKVQGEEISMFFEFCRDIGVGNTSECPKMEQIPEEVVQELKDIISGDLKQPSIENFPKEEVKSVIVVTNNSISSLKTVITDDWEVFEEQKKSNPALISPPVKNNTTLPDLISL; this comes from the coding sequence ATGAAACTATGGAAGAGAGCTTCCGGCGCGCTAAAAGACCGAACAAGTCTTCTCAGAGCCAATTTGACTTCTCGGTCTATGCTTCGCAACCCGAGTATAGAAACCGCAGTCATCAAGGCTACCTCCCATGATGAATCCATCGTCAATTACCGCGCCACTCAACATGTTTTCACATGGGTGAGGATTTCTGACGAATGTTTGTATCGTGTGTTGTGGGTCCTGTTTCGTAGGATGAAGAGGACCCACAACTGGGCAGTGGTGTTGAAGGGACTCATGCTCTTGCATGGAGTTTTTAGTTGTAAGGTTCCCGGGATTCAACACATCGGACAGTTACCGTCTGATCTGTTGAATCTTAAAGAAAAGCGTGGAAATGTAAACGTGTTTATCCATGCTTATTATGCTTTTCTGGATCAGAAATCGACCTTCATATCACTCCATTCACAAGAACAGATGAAACGTTCGGTGGCTTTTTCGGGAGACGAAACAAACGAAGAGCAGAAACGAATGTTGATGATACAAGATTTGATTTGGTTACAAAAACTCCAAGGCTTGCTTGATTCATTGCTCAGGATCCAACCGAAATCGAGTCAAACGGTCAATGTTCTTGTTCTTGAAGCCATGGACTGCCTCATGATTGAGATTTACGATATCTATAGCCGAATTAGCATAGGGATTGGAACCCTTCTCATGAAGATTTACCCTGTGGGAAAAAACGAGGCTGTAATTGCCTTGCCGATTCTGCAGAAAGCAAAAGTTCAAGGCGAAGAAATCTCGATGTTTTTTGAGTTTTGTAGGGATATCGGGGTCGGTAACACCTCCGAATGCCCCAAAATGGAGCAAATTCCAGAAGAGGTTGTTCAAGAACTCAAAGACATAATTAGTGGAGATTTAAAGCAACCGAGCATCGAAAATTTTCCAAAAGAAGAGGTGAAATCGGTTATAGTTGTAACCAACAATTCAATATCAAGTTTGAAAACCGTAATTACCGATGATTGGGAGGTTTTTGAAGAGCAGAAGAAATCAAATCCCGCGCTGATTTCTCCTCCTGTGAAGAACAACACCACTTTGCCAGATCTGATTAGCCTTTAA